One region of Drosophila subobscura isolate 14011-0131.10 chromosome J, UCBerk_Dsub_1.0, whole genome shotgun sequence genomic DNA includes:
- the LOC117895585 gene encoding A-agglutinin anchorage subunit isoform X15, which yields MLLLQRRQSKKMFEAYIRKRFKANSTPFDISSSGASSAFKPTKPLDIRLSHTQQLQQQPLISPITGQPLSHVPAPLLLSSSTHSGAGSSFRLARSSTQPLQSPRVVHLATQGGQSSASPPTSSSTLLLARQHSINDSVNLSEQLTLSVGTDSEHIFEMSGLDEDSAIQSLSDDVSASASASATAAATTTPASGLARSNSVRARANMFQQLQQEQSSRSRRSEAAASSSSSSAAAAGEQSTPRATGATRRQSSPGNTTNPVEVSSLNDDPMTPNNTQDAEFEPSSLSLAERLAFFSNLCDGSAGSASGGGRYRSRTSSYSRSPPIERTTPRSSTTANSSCSVTPTPMECSPIPYEQQPSSLTLEIIREPEQPEQEEQQQTTFHELSRSATEPCNSSTNGDTTQTFIKGVRLRTVGKLILPDTFRGGDRNNNKSGNISMNRNSYPAEQLHIVEAVKYPMNTRAIGKIKSPFIEQQQHHSTHTVSSTVKPVKFDYKQANGSTSGDSGSDSGKENCASNQQQQQQQPPQVEALTLQKIVDMRRKITRLVQGQTQEKQQLTAQPVNRRHTTEITSSSMGAVRSPSVDGRYAKYFGVQESFNSTTTVMKTQSMPPLIVTKVEATNEHVRQPGTPALTQKRREMLKRTRPISLDTYANGSISPTAMPSPKRAHSPSNRAKATISSFEDIEVTPQELNAAGKDFKRLCVEILD from the exons CTTTAAAGCCAACTCCACGCCCTTTGACATCTCGTCGTCGGGTGCTTCGTCGGCGTTCAAGCCCACCAAACCGCTGGACATTCGCCTGAGTCACacccaacagctgcagcagcagccactaaTTTCGCCGATAACTGGACAACCACTGAGCCACGTGCCAGCCCCACTGCTGCTCTCCTCATCGACACACTCGGGGGCAGGCAGCTCCTTCCGTTTGGCACGCAGCTCCACGCAACCCCTACAATCTCCACGTGTCGTGCACTTGGCCACGCAGGGCGGGCAATCGAGTGCGTCCCCCCCAACCTCATCgtccacgctgctgctggcacgccAGCATTCAATCAACGACAGCGTCAATCTCAGCGAACAGTTGACCCTCTCTGTGGGCACGGACAGTGAGCACATCTTCGAGATGTCCGGACTGGATGAGGACTCGGCCATACAGTCGCTGAGCGACGATGTGTCcgcctctgcatctgcatccgccaccgccgccgcaaCCACAACGCCAGCCAGTGGTTTGGCCCGCAGCAATAGTGTTCGGGCCAGGGCCAATATGTTCCAGCAATTGCAGCAGGAACAGTCATCGCGCAGTCGTCGGTccgaggcagcagcatcatcatcatcatcatcagcagcagcagcaggagagcagtCAACGCCACGCGCAACGG GAGCCACCCGACGCCAATCATCGCCTGGAAATACCACGAATCCTGTGGAAGTGTCGTCCCTAAATGATGATCCAATGACGCCAAATAACACACAAGATGCGGAATTTG AACCCTCTTCATTGTCGCTGGCCGAACGCTTGGCCTTCTTCAGCAACCTGTGCGATGGCAGTGcgggcagtgccagtggcggCGGCCGGTACCGCAGTCGCACCAGCAGCTACTCCCGGAGTCCGCCCATCGAGCGCACGACGCcgcgcagcagcaccacagcgAACAGCAGTTGCAGTGTGACGCCCACGCCCATGGAGTGCTCACCCATACCCTACGAACAGCAGCCGTCTAGTCTAACGCTGGAGATCATCAGGGAGCCAGAGCAGCCggaacaggaggagcagcagcaaactacCTTCCACGAGCTGAGTCGCTCGGCCACGGAgccatgcaacagcagcaccaacggCGACACCACACAGACGTTCATCAAGGGTGTACGCTTGCGTACGGTGGGCAAACTCATCCTCCCAGACACATTCCGTGGCGGAGatcgcaacaacaacaagagtgGCAACATCAGCATGAACCGGAACAGCTATCCAGCGGAACAGCTGCATATTGTGGAGGCAGTGAAGTACCCAATGAACACCCGCGCCATTGGCAAGATCAAGTCGCCGTttatcgagcagcagcagcatcactcCACACACACGGTGTCTAGTACAGTGAAGCCCGTGAAGTTCGACTACAAGCAGGCAAATGGCTCGACGAGCGGCGACAGTGGCTCCGATTCCGGCAAAGAGAACTGCGCCTCcaatcagcaacagcagcagcagcagccgccacaggtGGAGGCGTTGACACTCCAGAAGATTGTCGATATGCGCCGGAAGATCACGCGACTGGTGCAGGGGCAGACACAGGAGAAACAGCAGCTGACAGCACAGCCCGTCAACCGCCGCCACACGACAGAAATCACCAGCTCATCGATGGGTGCTGTACGTTCCCCCAGCGTGGATGGACGTTATGCCAAGTACTTTGGCGTTCAGGAGTCATTCAACTCCACAACGACCGTGATGAAGACACAATCGATGCCGCCACTGATTGTCACCAAGGTGGAGGCCACCAACGAGCATGTGCGCCAGCCGGGCACCCCAGCCCTCACGCAGAAGCGTCGCGAGATGCTGAAACGCACGCGTCCCATTTCCCTGGACACCTACGCGAATGGCTCCATTAGTCCCACAGCGATGCCCAGTCCCAAGAGAGCGCATTCGCCCAGCAATCGGGCAAAGGCAACCATTTCCAGCTTCGAGGACATTGAGGTGACGCCCCAAGAGCTAAATGCCGCCGGCAAGGACTTCAAGCGCCTTTGCGTCGAGATATTGGACTGA